One Oncorhynchus mykiss isolate Arlee chromosome 9, USDA_OmykA_1.1, whole genome shotgun sequence genomic window, AcgcctctcccctccactcctcctaccaccaccactatcccCCAATCTTCTCTCACCTCTTCCTCAACATCCCTCACAtcaacccctcccccctccactaaATCTCCCGCTtccacccctctcccctccactccaccTCCCACCACCACTATCCCCCCTTCTTCTCCCCCCTTTTCCCCAacatacccctcctcctctcaatcTCCCACCATGACTTTTCTCACCTTTTCTCCAACATACCCCTCCTCTCAATCTCCCACCTCCACCAGTGCTTCTacccttctcctctccacttccaCTCCACCTCCTCCTTCCACCAGTGTCACCTTCTTGAGGAGGAAGGTGATGGTGgtgagggagaagctgtgctGGTCCGATGCTCTGTTCTACTGCAGAGACCACGACTGGGACCTGGTCAGTGTTCGCAACGAGAAAGAACAGAGGGAGCTGGAGAAActagtgaatgacagtaacctcaTCACCCCCCTAACCTCCCATCTGTGGCTGAGCCTGCGCAGGTACACTACCTAATGGTTTTAGTACCAACAGTTGTACCAACAGTTGCTGAATATCTTCTCATCTTCAGTTTGCTCCACTGTTCATGCACCTTGATTTTATAGTGAGACAGCTTTTCTCTGCCTGCAGGTACATCCTGGGAGACACGTGGTACTGGATGACCGGAGACCATATGAATTACACCCACTGGGTGAACGGTGTCCCCCCTAGGAAGGACATCTCCAACCCCTGTGGAGCGATGACCAACGGGGCCAATGGAGGGAACTTCCTCTGGGCGGAGCGGCTCTGTGATGACCATTACAACTTCCTCTGTTACTCAGGTACCTGCTTTTCTCACaatacactgcattcggaaagtattcagacccctccactttttcgacattttgttatgttataacCTTATTCTAAAGGGtttcctcatcgatc contains:
- the LOC110532932 gene encoding collectin-12-like yields the protein MNIISVPVVNVALKGVATQSSIYLNGNAPNAIDGNRESDGYKGSCTHTAYDTNPWWRVDLLDVYRVTAVNITNRGDCCHERLNGTEIRIGNSLENNGINNPRCFVISLIQAGKTKTVQCNEMEGRYVVAVIPGRSEWLSLCEVEVYGTPREPITPLPSTPPTTTTIPQSSLTSSSTSLTSTPPPSTKSPASTPLPSTPPPTTTIPPSSPPFSPTYPSSSQSPTMTFLTFSPTYPSSQSPTSTSASTLLLSTSTPPPPSTSVTFLRRKVMVVREKLCWSDALFYCRDHDWDLVSVRNEKEQRELEKLVNDSNLITPLTSHLWLSLRRYILGDTWYWMTGDHMNYTHWVNGVPPRKDISNPCGAMTNGANGGNFLWAERLCDDHYNFLCYSGPEAGVNRVYFYSSRRP